One window from the genome of Hoplias malabaricus isolate fHopMal1 chromosome 18, fHopMal1.hap1, whole genome shotgun sequence encodes:
- the dhx29 gene encoding ATP-dependent RNA helicase DHX29, with protein sequence MGGKKKKHAAPPAAGHTAEPDPAGPQQKTSSKTLSRENKNKAPKTYSLNNTSQVDTSGLSDKSILKVVIQPDLEKKVIKLINDHRQENADKGPISRRITTKKLLDLYTALQKFRFKTEHIEEAMKSSVLYGGDLHSALDWLCLNLKDDELPDGFSQSLREENNKNRAKVQDQNPQNQTAVRKEETRREEKPKAKVKDDGVNVKEWILRYAEKEEEEESTEEEEEEEEKKSSKNPELDEKFDPNERYLLLTAQLYDAKELAGDAKAKKNKTFQRAAQDRIRVIQQEMKPLESHPLFNPAIKVSDAPKEEKKPAAVKEVSEEVNFNLFEQVEKPAAEKPEQKKEPKDVRDFDYTGRSWTGKSPKQFLIDWCRKNLPKSPAPSFQKVPAGRHWKCKVRIQRPDDVLEVCPSIVTEDSMQAQHLGATLALYNLVKGQSVHQLLPPPYRDVWLEWRDGEQQREEETRSTINKPRDQFIARLLARVKQQQPQSQQASCESSGPGDEPEDSWENLDVQDEAQDAQSVIQDARLLGESRALFLKLRNSALASKLRSEREQLPVFQHRVKVLETLQRHRVVIVAGETGSGKSTQIPQFILEELLTTGKEPRPCNIAVTQPRRISAMSLASRVSQELGSEDGPGGKDSLCGYQIRMENRSSHSTRLLYCTTGVLLRKLQQDRLLSSLTHIIIDEVHERSVQSDFLLTILRNVVQKRSDLHLILMSATVDCDKFSSYFNRCPVVTVPGRTFPVEVFHLEDIVEETGYVLEEDSDYSQRFVEEEEEVSVCVTQRGGKSLQHQEVLVRDPGAGWDLGPELDHFSSRTRHALQFMNPNKINMDLTLELLAYLDKSPQFAKIDGAVLVFLPGLAHIQQLYDLLTTDRRFSSRERYKLVALHSTLSSQDQASAFTVPPAGVRKIVLSTNIAETGVTIPDVVFVIDTGKTKENRYHESSQMSSLVETFVSKASALQRQGRAGRVRNGFCFRLYPKFRFEGFVDYSKPEILRVPLEELCLHIMKCEYGSPELFLSQALDAPQQQSVCNAVTLLRKIGACESESHALTPLGHHLAALPVNVKIGKMLIFGAILGCLQPVATIAAAMSEKSPFSTPMNRKEEANLARDALAIANSDHLTIYNAYLGWKKARSEGTRAEISYCRKHFLNRTSLITIENVKQELMRMVEQSGFCRTTPGPSKTKGSPGSVCLAEVRVLVAVLTAGLYDNVARTLYAASVDLQERVACSVETAQGRAQVHASSVNRTLQTHGWLLYQEKVKYSKVYLRDTTLISPFPILLFGGDIDVQHRERLTTVDSWIHFQAPVRIGVIFKHLRRLMDSLLERKLENPKFNLEDDKTIQMIIELIKSENSPPVKLLRFSVLTLLQPHVQLLQRIPLYWSTLLRGVCTHCTRC encoded by the exons ATGGGcggaaagaagaagaaacatgCAGCTCCTCCAGCTGCGGGACACACCGCAGAACCGGACCCTGCCGGGCCACAGCAGAAAACCAGCAGTAAAACCCTCAGCagagagaataaaaacaaag CACCAAAGACATACAGCCTCAACAACACCTCTCAGGTGGACACCAGTGGCCTCTCCGATAAATCAATACTGAAG GTGGTCATTCAGCCAGATCTGGAGAAGAAGGTCATCAAACTCATTAATGACCACAGACAGGAGAACGCAGACAAAGGGCCGATTTCCAGGAGAATCACCACCAAGAAGCTGCTG gacTTGTACACAGCTCTGCAGAAGTTCCGCTTTAAGACGGAGCACATCGAGGAGGCGATGAAGAGCAGCGTTCTTTACGGAGGAGATCTGCACTCTGCGCTCGACTGGCTTTGTCTGAATCTGAAAGATG ACGAGCTGCCGGACGGATTCAGCCAGAGCCTGAGGGAGGAGAATAACAAGAACCGAGCCAAGGTCCAGGATCAGAACCCGCAGAACCAAACAGCGGTCCGAAAAGAAGAGACCAGGCGAGAGGAGAAGCCCAAAGCGAAG GTGAAGGATGATGGGGTGAACGTGAAGGAGTGGATTCTGAGGTACGCAgaaaaggaggaagaggaggagagcactgaagaggaggaggaggaggaggagaagaagagttCTAAGAACCCAGAGCTGGACGAGAAGTTTGACCCT AATGAGCGCTACCTGCTGCTGACCGCGCAGCTCTACGACGCCAAGGAGCTGGCCGGTGACGCCAAAGCCAAGAAGAACAAAACCTTCCAGAGAGCCGCCCAGGACCGCATCAGGGTCATTCAGCAAG AGATGAAGCCGCTGGAGTCACACCCACTGTTTAACCCCGCGATTAAAGTGTCGGACGCTccgaaagaggagaaaaaaccTGCCGCTGTGAAGGAGGTGAGCGAGGAAGTAAACTTCAACCTGTTCGAACAAGTggagaaaccagccgctgagaaAC CGGAGCAGAAGAAAGAGCCGAAAGACGTGCGAGACTTTGACTACACTGGCCGGAGCTGGACGGGAAAATCACCGAAACAGTTCCTGATCGACTGGTGCAGGAAGAACCTCCCGAAAAGCCCTGCGCCTTCCTTCCAGAAAGTCCCTGCTGGGAGACACTGGAAGTGCAA aGTTCGCATCCAGAGGCCGGACGATGTTCTGGAAGTTTGTCCCTCGATCGTCACCGAGGACAGCATGCAGGCTCAGCATTTAGGAGCCACCCTGGCCCTCTATAACCTGGTGAAGGGTCAG TCAGTCcatcagctcctccctcccccGTACCGTGATGTGTGGCTGGAGTGGAGAGATGGTGAgcagcagagagaggaggagactcGCTCCACCATCAATAAACCCAGGGATCAGTTCATCGCTCGCCTGCTCGCCCGAGTCAAACAGCAGCAGCCTCAGAGTCAGCAGGCCag CTGTGAGTCCTCTGGTCCTGGGGATGAGCCTGAGGACAGCTGGGAGAATCTGGACGTTCAGGACGAGGCTCAGGACGCTCAGAGCGTGATCCAGGACGCTCGGCTGTTGGGAGAGTCCCGGGCTCTGTTCCTGAAGCTGAGAAACTCAGCTCTGGCCTCAAAGCTGCGGTCAGAACGAGAGCAGCTCCCTGTGTTCCAgcacagagtgaaagtgctgGAGACTCTGCAGCGCCACCGTGTGGTGATAGTGGCCGGAGAAACGGGCAGCGGCAAGAGTACTCAGATCCCTCAGTTTATTCTGGAGGAGCTGCTGACCACGGGAAAGGAGCCTCGGCCCTGTAACATCGCCGTGACTCAGCCACGGAGGATATCAGCCATGAGTCTGGCCTCCCGGGTCAGTCAGGAACTGGGCAGCGAGGACGGACCGGGAGGAAAG gacTCTCTGTGTGGGTATCAGATTCGGATGGAGAACCGTTCCTCACACTCCACTCGTCTCCTCTACTGCACCACCGGCGTCCTGCTCCGTAAACTACAGCAGGATCGGCTTCtctcctccctcacacacatcaTCATAGATGAG GTCCATGAGCGCAGTGTGCAGTCAGATTTCCTGCTGACGATCCTCAGGAACGTGGTCCAGAAGCGTTCGGACCTGCACCTGATCCTCATGAGCGCCACAGTGGACTGTGACAAGTTCTCCAGCTACTTCAACCGCTGCCCTGTGGTCACCGTCCCCGGCAGGACCTTCCCTGTGGAG GTGTTCCACCTGGAGGACATAGTGGAGGAGACGGGGTATGTCCTAGAGGAGGACTCTGATTACAGTCAGAGGtttgtggaggaggaggaggaggtcagTGTCTGCGTCACACAGAGAGGAGGAAAATCTCTTCAGCACCAG gaggtgCTAGTACGAGATCCCGGAGCCGGATGGGACCTGGGTCCGGAGCTGGATCACTTCAGCAGCCGAACTCGTCACGCTCTTCAGTTCATGAACCCGAACAAGATCAACATGGACCTGACCCTGGAGCTGCTCGCGTACCTGG atAAATCTCCTCAGTTTGCGAAGATCGATGGCGCGGTGCTGGTGTTTCTCCCGGGACTCGCTCACATTCAGCAGCTGTACGACCTTCTGACCACGGACCGGAGATTCAGCTCCAGGGAGAG ATATAAGCTGGTGGCTCTCCACTCTACCCTCTCCTCTCAGGACCAGGCCTCAGCTTttacagtgccccctgctggagtgAGAAAG attgTACTCTCAACGAACATCGCAGAGACGGGGGTCACGATTCCAGACGTGGTGTTTGTTATTGACACCGGGAAGACGAAAGAGAACCG GTATCATGAGAGCAGTCAGATGAGTTCTCTGGTGGAGACCTTTGTGAGTAAAGCCAGCGCCCTCCAGAGGCAGGGAAGAGCCGGACGAGTCAGAAACGGATTCTGCTTCAGACTCTACCCCAAGTTCAG gTTCGAGGGCTTTGTTGATTATTCCAAACCAGAAATCCTCAGGGTTCCTCTGGAAGAGCTGTGCCTTCACATCATG aagtGTGAGTACGGTTCTCCAGAGCTGTTCCTGTCCCAGGCTCTGGACGCTCCTCAGCAGCAGAGTGTGTGTAACGCCGTGACTTTGCTGAGGAAGATCGGGGCGTGTGAAAGTGAGAGTCACGCTCTGACCCCGCTGGGCCACCATCTCGCCGCTCTGCCCGTCAACGTCAAGATCGGGAAGATGCTGATCTTCGGCGCCATCCTCGGCTGCCTCCAGCCCGTG GCCACCATCGCCGCAGCAATGTCTGAGAAATCTCCGTTCTCCACTCCGATGAACAGGAAGGAGGAGGCTAACCTCGCTAGAGACGCGCTGGCCATCGCTAACTCGGACCACCTCACCATCTACAACGCTTACCTGGG gtgGAAGAAAGCACGCAGCGAAGGAACACGTGCCGAGATATCTTACTGcagaaaacactttctaaaCCGAACTTCACTCATCACCAttgag AATGTGAAGCAGGAGCTGATGCGGATGGTGGAACAGAGCGGTTTCTGCAGAACCACACCGGGTCCCTCTAAAACCAAAGGCTCTCCGGGTTCTGTGTGTTTGGCGGAGGTTCGGGTTCTGGTGGCGGTTCTGACGGCAGGGCTGTATGATAACGTGGCCAGGACCCTGTACGCGGCGTCGGTGGACCTTCAGGAGCGAGTGGCCTGCAGCGTGGAGACGGCACAGGGACGAGCCCAGGTCCACGCCTCCTCCGTAAACCGAACGCTGCAGACTCACGGCTGGCTGCTCTACCAGGAGAag gTGAAGTATTCGAAGGTTTACCTGAGGGACACCACCCTGATCTCTCCCTTCCCCATCCTTCTGTTCGGAGGAGACATCGACGTCCAGCATCGAGAGAGACTGACCACTGTGGACAGCTGGATTCACTTCCAG GCTCCGGTGAGGATCGGTGTGATCTTTAAACACCTTCGGAGACTCATGGATTCTCTGCTGGAGAGAAAACTGGAAAACCCCAAGTTCAATCTGGAAG ACGATAAGACCATCCAGATGATCATAGAGCTGATTAAATCAGAGAACAGTCCCCCGGTGAAGCTCCTACGCTTCTCTGTCCTAACATTACTAcagcctcatgtgcagctgctccagaggatccCACTCTACTGGTCAACACTTCTCAGAGGAGTGTGTACACACTGTACGCGCTGTTGA